CGACGAGATCACCCAGGCGTGCCCAGAAGCCGAGCTGGTCCGCATCGAGCGACGCCATGCCGCCGGTCGGCAGCCAGCCGGTGCGCGCCGCCAGCCACAGGCCGAGTAGGGCGAGCAGCAGCTCGGGAATGGCGAGCAGGACCGACGTCGCTCCGGCGAACGCCGGTTGCACCCACCGCCACCGCGAGGCTGCGGCCCACAGACCCAGCGGCACGGCGATCAGCCAGGCGAGGAGGGTCGCCGTGCCGGCCAGAAGCAGGCTATTGCGGGCACGCGGCCACAGGAGGGGCGCCACCGGGCTGTCATAAGCGAACGAATAACCCAGCTCACCGCGGGCGACCGAGCCTAGCCAGCGGACATAACGTGTCACCAGCGGCTGATCCAACCCGTAGCGGGCCTGCATCGCCGCCACGGTCTCGGGCGGAATGCGCGGATCGAGCCGCAGATCGTCGAAGTAGTCTCCCGGAGCCAGCTCGGTCAAACCGAAAGTCAAACAAGAGACGCCGACGAGCAACAACAAACCGTGCCCGAGTCGGCGCAGAATCCAGAGCATCAGTTCTTGGCGACGTCCCTCGTCGTGTAGGCCATGCCGTCCGGCTCACGGCCGGCGGTGAGACGGCGGGCGATCTTGCCGGCGGCGATGTCGACCTCGGAGATCTTGTCGGCGTTGGCGTGGGCGATCCAGGCGCGGGTCGCATCCTCGTTGACCACCACGCCGATCGGCACCGAGCTCTTGCCGAAGCGATCACCGAACAGCCGGCCTTCGACGTCTTTGGCTTCGAGCTCCAGAGGGATAGAGGTCACTTTCCCTAGATCGTCGTCGTCGTAGATCGCCAGATCCCCCGCCTTGGC
The genomic region above belongs to Acidobacteriota bacterium and contains:
- a CDS encoding ABC transporter permease; the protein is MLWILRRLGHGLLLLVGVSCLTFGLTELAPGDYFDDLRLDPRIPPETVAAMQARYGLDQPLVTRYVRWLGSVARGELGYSFAYDSPVAPLLWPRARNSLLLAGTATLLAWLIAVPLGLWAAASRWRWVQPAFAGATSVLLAIPELLLALLGLWLAARTGWLPTGGMASLDADQLGFWARLGDLVVHLVLPATVLTLGMIPVLARHVHASVTEVLPERYLQVARRRGVGKRRLLLRHALPVAANPLITLLGASLGSLLSVSLLVEVVLSWPGLGPLLLGAILARDVHLVIGAVLLSTLFLLLGNLLADLLLYASDPRIRVRRRAA